A genomic segment from Candidatus Methylomirabilota bacterium encodes:
- a CDS encoding ABC transporter substrate-binding protein: MRVPLVVLLAVFLLAVPLAAEAQAPAKVPRIGFLTTPSRTNDPRLGAFLQGLRELGYVEGQNIAIEYRFAEGRPERLPALAAELVRLKVDVIVTGGPPAPEAAKQATSTIPIVFTVAGDPVAEGLVASIARPGGNITGLTSIAPEVVGKQLELLKEVVPKISRVAVLQNPNHPGHPSMLRQAEGPARALGMQLHILQAGSPLEFDAAFAAMRSQRAGGVLVLRDSFFIAHRTQIVALAAKNRLPAVYGLREHVEAGGLMAYGANVPLMYRRAATYVDKILRGAKPADLPVEQPTRFELVINLKTAKALGLTIPQSLLARADEVIQ, translated from the coding sequence GTGAGGGTGCCGCTGGTCGTCCTCCTGGCCGTCTTCCTCCTCGCCGTGCCGCTCGCGGCCGAAGCTCAGGCGCCGGCGAAGGTTCCCCGGATCGGTTTCCTCACGACCCCCTCGCGCACCAATGACCCACGCCTCGGGGCCTTCCTGCAAGGGCTGCGCGAGCTGGGCTATGTGGAAGGCCAGAACATCGCGATTGAGTACCGCTTCGCAGAGGGCCGGCCCGAGCGGCTGCCTGCCCTCGCCGCCGAGCTCGTGCGCCTGAAGGTGGACGTGATCGTGACCGGGGGCCCGCCCGCCCCTGAGGCAGCCAAGCAGGCGACCAGCACGATCCCTATCGTCTTCACCGTCGCTGGCGACCCGGTCGCCGAGGGTCTCGTCGCGAGCATTGCGCGACCCGGCGGCAACATCACCGGGCTGACCAGCATTGCCCCAGAGGTGGTGGGCAAGCAGTTGGAGCTGCTCAAGGAGGTCGTCCCCAAGATTTCCCGGGTGGCCGTTCTCCAGAACCCGAACCATCCTGGCCACCCCTCCATGTTGCGACAGGCGGAGGGACCTGCCCGGGCCCTCGGGATGCAGCTTCACATCCTGCAGGCTGGCAGCCCCCTCGAGTTCGACGCGGCTTTCGCGGCGATGCGCAGCCAGCGCGCGGGCGGCGTCCTCGTCCTGCGGGACTCGTTCTTCATTGCGCACCGAACGCAGATCGTGGCCCTCGCGGCCAAGAACCGCCTACCGGCAGTGTACGGGCTCAGGGAGCACGTGGAGGCGGGCGGCCTCATGGCCTATGGAGCGAATGTGCCCCTCATGTACCGGCGCGCCGCCACCTACGTGGACAAGATCCTCCGCGGCGCCAAGCCCGCCGACCTGCCGGTGGAGCAGCCCA